A single Prevotella sp. E15-22 DNA region contains:
- a CDS encoding lamin tail domain-containing protein: protein MMSTILSIIVIINELMASNAGTVISPATNFDSWIELYNPTEQAINLGGMYLSNDANNLKLWQMPTDIGSIPAKGFKVVWLGSNYIKTTQAPFKLDCDGGTICLSDKNGQLVTSLTYPEAKSRTAYARITDGGETWGWTSTPTPEASNATATYASERLTAPTVNQGSTLFTNSISVKVDFPEGARLMYTTDGSLPEAPAPADDSSDNDEGVQSRWVQMLTNGNCEGDDASCFVCRDGDGEGDVPRIVNEVGYDGSRGVRVHAIANPANAWQTQFFIYAHDHTLKAGDKYRFSMKARADKNARISVQSHKKPGSYIHWQMLDNNYNIGTQWEEYSYEGVITQEQAGESGMQCIAFNLNEVAEENNYYFDDMSWEYYSPWINWVKNSDCEGEDVTCLVGKDGDKNGKLETNILDGIGYDNSRGIKIHAVANPSEDWDTQFFVYTPNHIWQAGDRYRFRMKIKADVACRIDAQAHRTPGSYIYWQMFEDGNSINVTNEWQEIVREGTISSNQTDPNSELQTIAFNMNIMRGQANNFYIDDVVWESFENEGGDVSPAGKSLESKDGLFTFEKTTNLTVRLFKDGYLPSVPVTRSYIKTNREFTLPIISIVGNKKFFTDPKIGFDCEGDGTNGKTGNGQDTPRNYNMDWDRPVNFSYIGTDGEMLFNQDVNISVSGGWTRSQRYRSFKLKANKIFDGQNRFDYSFFPQKPYIRNKAILVRNGGNDIWINNARFIDPALETILQRSGIDIDVQSYVPVIEYVNGDLRGILNLRECNNDKFVYANWGYDDDEIDMFENLNMKQGNDSVINRIFELGKNINNAGAYEELTTLLDIDEYINYMAATMYLHNDDWPDNNIKAYRSRDNGRYRFVSFDLDYAFARCKGQGDEGPFTYFERYKNNGNQNQEFVRFFINLLAHDTFRRKFIDTFCLMGGSVFEENRAESIIDELLDNVQDMSQLMKQMGINDGHDNQRAADYVKDNLSGRASVMATHLKNYSAMKLSSTTMQAVELSADTEGATILVNDIPVPYTYFNGYLFSLIKLEAKAPEGYKFKCWKKNGTQISTRPVMSLPTGNSVKMVACFTPLTSEERTAENYVPVRINEVSASNDIYVNDYFKRNDWIELYNNTAEPINVAGMYLTDRVEKIQKYQIAGPETVIPAFGHLVIWCDKLEPVSQLHAQFKLEAEGGTLLLTAADQSWSDCLTYTQHQGNETVGRYPDGSDDVFVMNVPTIGKKNNKSSYMTTVEQPLLNSIDDMTIESFNSHRKVVFYNLSGQPVVNPQRGGCYIVRMTDEQGNTKTVKLMKK from the coding sequence ATGATGTCAACCATCTTATCCATCATCGTTATTATCAACGAGTTGATGGCCTCTAATGCAGGTACAGTGATAAGTCCTGCTACAAATTTTGACAGTTGGATTGAACTATATAACCCTACCGAACAGGCGATAAACCTGGGGGGAATGTATTTAAGTAACGATGCCAACAACCTGAAACTATGGCAAATGCCTACAGATATTGGTTCAATTCCCGCCAAGGGATTCAAAGTTGTTTGGCTTGGTTCCAACTATATCAAGACAACGCAGGCACCATTTAAGTTGGACTGCGATGGCGGCACGATATGCCTAAGCGACAAGAACGGGCAGCTCGTCACCAGCCTTACATATCCAGAAGCCAAGAGTCGAACGGCCTATGCCCGTATCACTGATGGTGGTGAGACATGGGGATGGACGTCCACACCCACGCCTGAGGCCTCAAACGCCACCGCGACATATGCAAGTGAACGACTGACGGCACCCACCGTCAATCAGGGCAGCACACTCTTCACCAATTCAATAAGTGTCAAAGTAGATTTCCCTGAAGGTGCCAGACTGATGTATACGACCGATGGCAGTCTGCCCGAGGCTCCGGCTCCAGCAGACGACAGCAGCGACAACGATGAGGGAGTGCAATCACGCTGGGTTCAGATGCTGACCAACGGCAACTGTGAGGGGGACGATGCCTCATGTTTTGTGTGTCGTGACGGAGATGGTGAGGGGGATGTGCCACGTATTGTCAATGAAGTAGGCTATGATGGATCACGCGGTGTCAGGGTGCATGCTATCGCCAACCCAGCGAATGCCTGGCAAACACAGTTCTTTATTTATGCCCATGACCACACACTAAAAGCTGGTGACAAGTATCGCTTCAGCATGAAAGCGCGTGCCGACAAGAACGCGAGGATTTCTGTTCAGTCGCACAAGAAGCCAGGCTCCTATATTCACTGGCAGATGCTTGACAACAACTACAATATCGGCACCCAATGGGAAGAGTATTCCTACGAAGGTGTCATCACGCAGGAACAAGCTGGTGAAAGCGGCATGCAGTGTATTGCCTTCAACCTGAATGAAGTAGCCGAGGAGAACAACTACTATTTTGACGATATGTCGTGGGAATACTATTCTCCATGGATTAACTGGGTGAAGAACAGCGACTGCGAAGGCGAGGACGTAACATGTCTTGTTGGAAAGGACGGCGATAAGAACGGTAAGCTGGAGACAAACATTCTTGATGGCATAGGCTACGACAACTCACGTGGCATTAAGATTCATGCCGTGGCCAATCCGTCGGAAGATTGGGATACGCAGTTCTTTGTCTATACACCGAATCATATCTGGCAGGCAGGCGACAGATATCGTTTCCGCATGAAGATTAAGGCCGACGTGGCATGTCGCATCGATGCGCAGGCGCACCGTACACCTGGCAGCTATATCTATTGGCAGATGTTCGAGGATGGCAATTCCATCAACGTCACCAACGAGTGGCAGGAGATTGTGCGCGAGGGAACCATCAGCAGTAATCAAACAGACCCCAATTCCGAGTTACAAACCATTGCCTTCAATATGAACATCATGAGGGGACAGGCTAACAACTTCTATATTGATGATGTTGTCTGGGAATCTTTTGAGAATGAGGGAGGCGATGTTTCACCAGCCGGTAAATCCTTGGAAAGTAAAGATGGACTGTTTACCTTTGAAAAGACGACAAACCTTACCGTTCGTCTTTTCAAGGACGGCTACCTTCCCAGTGTACCCGTGACACGTAGCTATATAAAAACAAATCGCGAGTTTACCCTGCCTATCATCTCAATTGTCGGCAATAAGAAATTCTTCACCGATCCTAAGATTGGCTTTGACTGCGAAGGCGACGGTACCAACGGTAAGACTGGCAATGGTCAGGACACACCACGTAACTACAACATGGACTGGGACCGTCCCGTGAACTTCTCGTATATCGGCACCGATGGCGAAATGCTGTTCAATCAAGACGTAAACATCAGTGTGTCGGGCGGTTGGACTCGTTCACAGCGCTATCGTTCGTTCAAATTGAAAGCCAACAAGATCTTTGATGGTCAGAACCGTTTTGATTATTCGTTCTTCCCACAAAAGCCATATATCCGCAATAAAGCCATATTGGTTCGTAATGGCGGAAATGATATTTGGATTAACAATGCACGCTTTATAGATCCTGCCTTGGAGACAATTCTTCAGCGCTCAGGCATCGACATTGATGTACAGTCGTATGTCCCCGTCATCGAATATGTCAACGGTGATTTGCGCGGAATACTGAATCTGCGCGAGTGCAATAACGACAAGTTTGTCTATGCCAACTGGGGGTATGACGACGATGAGATAGACATGTTCGAGAACCTTAATATGAAGCAGGGCAACGACAGTGTCATCAATAGGATTTTCGAACTAGGAAAGAATATCAATAACGCCGGCGCCTACGAAGAGTTGACAACTCTGCTCGATATTGATGAGTATATAAACTACATGGCTGCCACCATGTATCTGCATAACGATGATTGGCCAGACAACAACATCAAAGCCTATCGCAGTCGAGACAACGGACGTTACCGTTTCGTAAGTTTCGACCTCGACTACGCCTTTGCAAGATGTAAAGGTCAAGGCGACGAGGGACCATTCACCTATTTCGAGAGATACAAGAACAACGGTAACCAAAACCAGGAGTTTGTTCGTTTCTTCATCAACCTACTGGCACACGACACATTCCGAAGGAAGTTCATCGACACGTTCTGCCTCATGGGCGGCAGTGTGTTTGAGGAGAATCGTGCAGAAAGTATTATCGATGAATTGTTAGACAACGTGCAAGATATGTCGCAACTCATGAAACAGATGGGTATCAACGACGGGCACGACAACCAGAGGGCTGCCGATTATGTCAAGGATAACCTCAGCGGGCGCGCATCTGTCATGGCAACACATTTGAAAAATTATAGTGCCATGAAACTGTCAAGTACCACCATGCAGGCCGTGGAGTTAAGTGCCGACACAGAAGGAGCTACCATCCTGGTTAACGACATCCCAGTGCCATATACCTATTTCAACGGCTACCTTTTCAGTTTGATAAAGCTCGAAGCAAAAGCTCCCGAAGGCTATAAGTTTAAGTGTTGGAAGAAGAATGGCACACAGATTTCCACAAGACCCGTTATGAGTCTGCCAACCGGCAATTCCGTCAAGATGGTGGCCTGCTTCACGCCACTCACCAGCGAGGAGCGCACAGCAGAGAATTATGTGCCTGTACGCATCAACGAGGTAAGCGCATCAAACGACATCTATGTGAACGATTACTTCAAGCGCAACGACTGGATAGAACTCTATAACAACACTGCTGAGCCCATAAATGTAGCAGGCATGTACCTCACAGATAGAGTGGAAAAGATTCAGAAATACCAGATTGCGGGCCCCGAGACCGTTATTCCGGCCTTCGGTCATCTTGTTATCTGGTGCGACAAGCTTGAACCTGTAAGTCAGTTGCATGCTCAGTTTAAGTTGGAGGCGGAAGGAGGCACACTTTTGCTCACGGCAGCTGATCAGTCGTGGAGCGACTGCCTGACATATACCCAGCATCAAGGAAACGAGACCGTAGGCCGCTATCCTGACGGCAGCGATGATGTGTTTGTAATGAACGTACCTACCATTGGAAAGAAGAACAATAAATCTAGTTATATGACCACAGTAGAACAACCGCTGCTTAACAGCATCGACGACATGACCATTGAATCGTTCAATAGTCATCGAAAGGTTGTTTTCTATAACTTATCTGGTCAACCTGTTGTCAATCCACAACGTGGAGGTTGCTATATCGTCCGAATGACAGACGAACAAGGTAACACAAAGACTGTCAAGTTGATGAAGAAATAA
- the glmM gene encoding phosphoglucosamine mutase has protein sequence MTLIKSISGIRGTIGGHTGDTLNPLDIVKFTTAYATFIGGKKIVVGRDGRISGPMVRDVVCGTLVGMGYEVIDIGLATTPTTELAVRWHKADGGIIITASHNPTQWNALKLLNSEGEFLTAADGAKVLAIAEAEDFEYAPVEKLGHVVKDDTMNQQHIQSVLDLRLVDVDAIKARKFRVCADTINSVGGIILPDLFKALGVDFEILNSECTGQFAHNPEPLEKNLQGIMDKMKQGGFDLGIVVDPDVDRLAFICEDGKMFGEEYTLVSVADYVLSHDKGNTVSNLSSTRALRDVTEKHGGKYTAAAVGEVNVTTKMKEVGAVIGGEGNGGVIYPESHYGRDALVGIGLFLSSLAQKGMKASELRKTFPDYQIAKNRIDLTPETDVDAILVKVKEMFAADTEASVNDIDGVKIDFPTKWVHLRKSNTEPIIRVYSEAQTMEEADALGKRLMQVVYDMQ, from the coding sequence ATGACACTTATAAAATCAATATCTGGCATCCGCGGAACCATTGGCGGACATACAGGAGACACTCTGAACCCACTGGACATTGTTAAGTTCACAACTGCTTACGCCACATTTATCGGTGGCAAGAAGATTGTTGTTGGTCGCGACGGACGTATCTCTGGACCAATGGTACGCGACGTTGTTTGTGGCACATTGGTAGGCATGGGCTACGAGGTGATTGACATTGGCCTGGCCACGACACCTACCACAGAGCTGGCCGTCCGCTGGCACAAGGCCGATGGTGGTATCATCATTACTGCCAGTCATAATCCCACACAATGGAATGCCCTTAAACTGCTGAACAGCGAGGGTGAGTTCCTCACCGCAGCCGACGGTGCTAAAGTACTGGCTATTGCTGAGGCAGAAGACTTCGAATATGCTCCCGTTGAAAAGCTGGGACACGTCGTTAAGGACGACACCATGAACCAGCAGCACATTCAGTCGGTACTTGACCTCCGCTTGGTTGATGTTGACGCCATCAAGGCTCGTAAGTTCCGTGTATGCGCAGACACTATCAACAGCGTAGGCGGCATCATCCTGCCCGACCTGTTTAAGGCATTGGGAGTGGACTTTGAGATTCTGAACAGCGAGTGTACTGGACAGTTTGCCCATAACCCAGAGCCTCTGGAGAAGAACCTGCAGGGAATCATGGATAAGATGAAGCAGGGCGGATTCGACCTTGGCATCGTGGTTGACCCCGATGTTGACCGTCTGGCATTTATCTGCGAGGATGGTAAAATGTTTGGCGAGGAATACACACTGGTCAGCGTAGCCGACTATGTGTTGTCGCACGATAAAGGTAATACTGTTTCTAACCTCTCGTCTACTCGTGCACTGCGCGACGTGACCGAGAAGCATGGCGGCAAATATACCGCTGCTGCCGTAGGCGAGGTGAACGTTACCACCAAGATGAAGGAAGTGGGTGCCGTGATTGGTGGTGAAGGCAATGGCGGAGTGATCTATCCTGAGAGCCATTACGGACGTGATGCACTCGTAGGCATAGGCCTATTCCTGAGTAGCTTGGCCCAGAAAGGCATGAAGGCTAGCGAGCTGCGCAAGACATTCCCTGATTATCAGATTGCTAAGAACCGCATCGACCTGACTCCTGAGACGGATGTTGATGCAATTCTCGTGAAGGTTAAGGAGATGTTTGCTGCCGACACCGAAGCCAGCGTCAATGACATCGACGGTGTAAAGATTGACTTCCCCACGAAATGGGTTCATCTGCGCAAATCGAACACCGAGCCAATTATCCGTGTATACAGCGAAGCACAGACTATGGAAGAAGCTGACGCACTGGGCAAACGCCTGATGCAGGTAGTATACGACATGCAATAA
- a CDS encoding BamA/TamA family outer membrane protein — MTRYAKYLVLMAGVLLTAACSTTKLVPDDDKLFIGLTKIDYQNYEKNDHFVATQEELEAALATAPNGALFGSSYYRTPFPYGLWIWNYAQGSSGKFKKWLNKSFGKAPVLMSQVNPALRASVAQSVLRKNGYLHGSVTYEEVPQKNPKKMKIGYTVNLDTLFTIDTMSYVNFPAQMQALIDSTKKEASIKEGVPFNVSTLDAERSRLTQLFRNNGYFYYQSGYASYLADTFDVQNRAKLRLQLADSLPEEALRPWYIGNVTMQMRRSFREELTDSTGRNFLKVRYNGKHSPIRPGVILRNMKLRPRTAFSYDNYQESMQKINATGVFSSTDFQFTPRDRDTLDLLLNCTFDKPYDFYIETNVINRTIGRMGPEVRMGVTRRNAFRGGEKLDVNIHGSYEWQTSNTEENMSSYQYGADASIEFPRIILPFYSERNVMRRRREKARNRNNLKPRFYSTPWTIAKISTDVVRRPNYYKMHIASGEWTYRWQSSESSSHEFSPITLKYQYMNSHTSTFEDIIVKNPYIAISMEDYFIPKMRYTYSYTSPRNKLNPIRWELTLEESGNVTALYDVVAQGNSWNKEGKTLFKNVYSQFVRMETDLTKTWTLDSKSQMVGHVNAGVIYSYGNTLEPPFSEAFYVGGANSIRAFSVRSLGPGAFPGFQDNKQFSYMMHNGDIKLVMNLEYRRRLFGSLYGALFLDAGNVWSQKQKSDLLIDDDDDEQTVNALKALFDNTTLKASTFLKQIATGTGVGLRYDLDFLVVRVDWGFGLHVPYDTGKSGYFNIPRFKDMHSLHLAIGYPF, encoded by the coding sequence ACAAACTGTTCATCGGACTGACAAAGATTGACTATCAGAACTACGAGAAGAACGACCACTTTGTTGCCACACAAGAGGAGTTGGAAGCGGCTTTGGCCACTGCCCCAAATGGTGCGCTGTTTGGCAGCAGCTATTATCGCACGCCATTCCCTTATGGTCTGTGGATATGGAACTATGCACAGGGGTCGAGTGGCAAGTTCAAGAAATGGCTGAACAAGTCGTTCGGCAAGGCACCCGTACTGATGAGTCAGGTGAACCCTGCCCTGCGTGCCTCAGTGGCACAGTCGGTACTCAGGAAGAACGGTTACCTGCATGGCAGCGTGACCTACGAAGAGGTGCCGCAAAAGAACCCAAAGAAGATGAAGATTGGCTATACGGTGAACTTGGATACGCTGTTTACCATCGACACCATGAGCTACGTGAACTTCCCAGCACAGATGCAAGCGCTTATCGACTCGACCAAGAAGGAGGCTAGCATCAAGGAGGGGGTGCCTTTCAACGTGAGCACCTTGGATGCTGAGCGTAGCCGGCTGACACAACTGTTCCGCAACAATGGCTATTTCTATTACCAATCGGGCTATGCATCGTATCTGGCCGACACGTTTGATGTTCAGAACAGGGCTAAACTAAGACTACAACTGGCCGACTCGCTGCCAGAAGAGGCTCTTCGTCCCTGGTATATCGGCAACGTGACCATGCAGATGAGACGGTCGTTCAGGGAGGAACTGACGGACAGTACGGGCAGAAACTTCCTGAAGGTGCGCTATAACGGCAAGCACTCCCCCATCCGACCAGGCGTCATTCTGCGCAACATGAAACTGCGTCCACGCACGGCTTTCAGCTATGACAACTATCAGGAGTCGATGCAGAAGATTAACGCCACGGGGGTGTTCAGCAGTACAGACTTCCAGTTTACGCCGCGTGACCGCGACACACTGGACCTGCTACTGAACTGTACATTCGACAAACCCTACGATTTCTATATCGAGACCAACGTGATTAACCGTACTATCGGGCGAATGGGACCTGAGGTAAGGATGGGTGTGACTCGCAGGAACGCTTTCCGTGGAGGCGAGAAGTTAGACGTTAACATACACGGCAGCTATGAATGGCAGACAAGTAATACGGAGGAGAACATGAGTTCCTATCAATACGGTGCCGACGCATCCATTGAGTTTCCACGCATCATCCTGCCTTTCTATAGCGAGCGTAACGTCATGAGGAGAAGACGCGAGAAGGCCAGAAACAGGAACAACCTGAAGCCGCGCTTCTATTCTACGCCATGGACCATCGCCAAGATTTCGACGGACGTCGTCAGACGACCAAATTACTACAAGATGCACATCGCATCGGGTGAATGGACCTATCGCTGGCAATCGTCGGAGAGCAGTAGTCATGAGTTCTCGCCTATCACACTGAAATATCAGTATATGAACTCGCACACCAGCACCTTTGAGGATATCATTGTCAAGAACCCGTATATTGCCATCTCGATGGAAGACTATTTCATTCCGAAGATGCGCTATACGTATAGCTACACCTCACCACGCAACAAACTGAACCCCATCCGCTGGGAACTGACACTCGAGGAATCGGGCAACGTCACGGCACTCTATGATGTGGTGGCACAGGGAAACAGTTGGAACAAGGAAGGTAAGACGTTGTTCAAAAATGTGTACTCGCAGTTTGTACGCATGGAGACCGACCTTACCAAGACGTGGACGCTGGACAGCAAATCACAGATGGTAGGTCATGTCAACGCTGGCGTTATCTACAGCTATGGCAACACTTTGGAACCACCATTCAGCGAGGCTTTCTATGTGGGTGGTGCCAACAGCATCCGTGCGTTCTCAGTGCGTAGCCTGGGCCCTGGTGCCTTCCCTGGCTTCCAGGACAACAAGCAGTTCTCGTATATGATGCACAACGGCGACATCAAGTTGGTGATGAACCTGGAGTATCGCCGCCGACTGTTTGGCAGTCTCTATGGCGCCCTGTTCCTGGATGCAGGTAATGTGTGGAGTCAGAAGCAGAAATCGGACCTCCTGATAGATGACGACGATGATGAGCAGACTGTCAATGCCCTAAAGGCGCTGTTTGACAATACAACGCTGAAGGCTTCCACATTCTTGAAACAGATAGCCACTGGTACGGGTGTTGGACTGAGGTACGACCTGGACTTCCTGGTAGTGCGTGTGGACTGGGGCTTTGGCCTGCACGTGCCTTATGACACAGGAAAATCGGGATATTTCAACATTCCTCGCTTTAAGGATATGCACTCACTGCACTTAGCCATAGGCTATCCGTTCTAA
- a CDS encoding bifunctional oligoribonuclease/PAP phosphatase NrnA, whose product MLENILNEQACEQLRTLVHHSETIICVSHRSPDGDAIGSCLGFAECLRMMGKEPQVIIPDQYPDFLQWLPNSEKIIRYDKHKEGCDWTLQHADLIICLDINTLERTGDMAPALKASPAKKVLIDHHLDPDVDATLVISRPKASSTCELVFRLAWQLGLFEEAGKHFAIPVYCGMMTDTGGFTFNSTDPDIFFIIGQLLTKQINKDKIYRNVYHNYSENRIRLMGYVLYEKLVYDAPRHAAYFTLSRSDLKRFQFIKGDAEGLVNIPQQIKGLKLSISLREDTEKENLIWVSLRSVDDFPCNEVAARFFNGGGHLNASGGRLECSLEEAVKITKEAIAAFEEQLKG is encoded by the coding sequence ATGCTTGAAAACATACTTAACGAACAAGCGTGCGAGCAACTTCGCACGCTTGTTCATCATTCAGAGACCATCATCTGTGTCAGTCACAGAAGTCCCGATGGTGATGCCATCGGCTCCTGCCTGGGTTTTGCCGAGTGCCTGAGGATGATGGGCAAAGAGCCACAGGTGATTATTCCCGATCAGTATCCTGATTTCCTGCAGTGGCTTCCCAACAGCGAGAAGATTATCCGTTACGATAAGCACAAGGAGGGATGTGACTGGACACTGCAACATGCCGACCTAATTATCTGTCTGGACATCAACACATTGGAGCGTACAGGAGACATGGCGCCAGCACTGAAGGCTTCGCCAGCCAAGAAGGTGCTTATTGACCACCATTTGGATCCGGATGTGGATGCCACACTCGTCATCTCACGACCAAAAGCCTCATCCACCTGCGAACTGGTGTTCCGTCTGGCATGGCAGTTGGGACTGTTTGAGGAGGCGGGCAAACATTTTGCCATTCCTGTTTATTGCGGTATGATGACCGATACGGGCGGCTTTACGTTCAACTCGACCGACCCGGATATTTTTTTCATCATCGGTCAATTACTCACCAAGCAGATTAACAAAGATAAGATCTACAGAAACGTCTATCACAACTACTCGGAAAACCGTATCCGCCTGATGGGGTATGTGCTTTACGAGAAACTTGTATACGATGCGCCACGCCATGCAGCCTACTTCACCCTGAGCCGTAGCGACTTGAAGCGTTTCCAGTTTATCAAGGGCGATGCCGAGGGACTGGTGAACATTCCTCAGCAAATCAAGGGATTGAAGCTTAGCATCTCGTTGCGTGAGGATACGGAGAAAGAGAATCTGATATGGGTATCACTGCGTTCGGTTGACGACTTCCCTTGCAACGAGGTGGCTGCTCGTTTCTTTAATGGCGGTGGTCATCTGAATGCTTCTGGCGGACGACTGGAATGCTCACTGGAAGAGGCTGTCAAGATTACCAAAGAAGCCATTGCGGCCTTTGAAGAGCAGTTAAAAGGATAA
- a CDS encoding M15 family metallopeptidase, whose product MKKSLLLITYLCLQSLLCMAQDDGFSIDTLNHEVFARMQGWSFPKDCTLQRSDLRYLKVKHFDAQGREHQGELVCNKRIANDLIDIFRKLYKAHYPIERIKLIDDYHADDERSMTANNTSCFCFRKIAGSKRLSKHSMGMAIDINPLQNPCVKKRSDGSLFVQPAAGRQYINPGKTTPYKIKKGDLCYQLFIEHGFSWGGNWRTTKDYQHFEKDVK is encoded by the coding sequence ATGAAAAAGAGTCTGTTACTAATTACATATCTGTGCCTGCAAAGTCTCCTCTGCATGGCGCAGGACGACGGTTTCAGCATAGACACCCTGAACCATGAGGTATTCGCACGCATGCAAGGTTGGTCGTTTCCCAAAGACTGTACGCTACAGCGTTCGGACTTACGCTATCTGAAGGTGAAACACTTCGACGCGCAAGGACGCGAACACCAAGGTGAACTTGTTTGCAACAAGCGCATAGCCAACGATTTGATTGATATCTTCCGAAAACTGTATAAGGCCCACTACCCTATTGAGCGTATCAAACTTATTGACGATTACCATGCAGACGACGAGCGCTCGATGACAGCCAATAACACATCATGCTTCTGTTTTCGAAAGATTGCAGGCAGCAAACGCTTATCAAAGCACTCTATGGGCATGGCCATTGACATAAACCCTTTACAGAATCCATGTGTCAAGAAGCGTAGTGATGGCTCTTTGTTTGTTCAACCTGCAGCAGGACGACAATATATCAATCCAGGTAAAACGACACCATACAAGATAAAGAAAGGCGATTTATGCTACCAGCTCTTTATTGAGCATGGCTTTTCATGGGGCGGCAACTGGCGCACCACGAAAGACTATCAGCACTTTGAGAAAGACGTGAAGTGA
- a CDS encoding nucleotidyltransferase, translating to MKPTLFLLAAGMGSRYGGLKQLDGLGPNGETIMDYSIYDAIQAGFGKIVWVIRKDFEEQFRTQILAKYEGQVPCELCFQALDALPEGFKVPEGRVKPWGTNHAVLMGKDVIKEPFCVINCDDFYGRDAFMQIGKYLSNLPEGAKNKYAMVGFRVCNTLSENGSVARGVCAYNDKRHLTDVVERTEILRMDGTIKYKDEQGEWQPLEENVPVSMNMWGFTPDYFEHSEAYFKEFLSDPKNMENLKAEFFIPLMVNKLINEGTATCEVLDTTSVWFGVTYAADRDATVARIQKLVDEGVYPNKLF from the coding sequence ATGAAACCAACTCTTTTCCTCCTTGCCGCTGGCATGGGTAGCCGCTACGGTGGTTTGAAACAACTTGACGGTCTGGGTCCCAACGGAGAGACCATCATGGACTATAGTATCTATGACGCCATTCAGGCTGGATTCGGCAAAATCGTATGGGTTATCCGTAAGGACTTCGAAGAGCAGTTCCGCACACAGATTCTTGCTAAGTATGAGGGTCAGGTTCCCTGCGAGCTCTGCTTCCAGGCACTCGATGCTCTGCCCGAAGGCTTCAAGGTGCCCGAAGGTCGTGTTAAGCCCTGGGGAACAAACCATGCCGTGCTGATGGGTAAGGACGTTATCAAAGAGCCTTTCTGCGTCATCAACTGTGATGATTTCTACGGCCGTGACGCTTTCATGCAGATTGGCAAATACCTGAGTAACCTGCCCGAGGGCGCTAAGAACAAGTATGCCATGGTGGGCTTCCGCGTATGCAACACCCTGAGCGAGAACGGTTCTGTGGCTCGTGGCGTATGTGCTTACAACGACAAGCGTCATCTGACCGACGTGGTTGAGCGTACTGAGATCCTGCGCATGGATGGCACTATCAAGTATAAGGATGAACAGGGCGAATGGCAGCCCCTGGAGGAGAACGTTCCCGTGTCAATGAACATGTGGGGCTTCACTCCCGATTACTTCGAGCACTCTGAGGCTTACTTCAAGGAGTTCCTGAGCGATCCAAAGAACATGGAGAACCTGAAGGCAGAGTTCTTTATTCCTTTGATGGTAAACAAGCTCATCAACGAGGGTACCGCTACCTGTGAGGTGCTCGACACCACCAGCGTTTGGTTCGGTGTGACCTATGCTGCCGACCGTGATGCTACCGTAGCTCGCATCCAGAAGCTGGTTGACGAGGGCGTTTATCCCAACAAGCTCTTTTAA
- a CDS encoding DUF4827 domain-containing protein, which yields MKKLFFALAALCCMCAFVACNDYETYGEKKEKERDAIRNFIADSNIVVITESQFHEQGDMTDVSKNEFVYLNNTGVYMQIVHKGCGSPIPDGKATMLIMRFYEQCIMDNTIINNDKSPYDPDYINVSRSGNTFTASYTQNSLMYQTYSSASVSTGIMAPFPYINVGRARSADDHIATVRLIVPHTQGHAIASSYVYPYYYEITFQKTSDL from the coding sequence ATGAAGAAACTATTTTTTGCATTGGCTGCGCTATGCTGTATGTGTGCATTCGTTGCGTGCAATGACTATGAGACCTATGGCGAGAAGAAAGAGAAAGAACGCGATGCCATTAGGAATTTTATTGCCGACTCAAACATCGTTGTCATCACTGAGAGTCAGTTTCATGAGCAAGGCGACATGACCGACGTGAGCAAAAATGAGTTTGTTTATCTGAACAATACCGGCGTCTATATGCAGATTGTACATAAAGGTTGTGGCTCACCAATTCCTGATGGTAAGGCAACCATGCTCATCATGCGCTTTTACGAGCAATGCATCATGGACAATACTATTATCAACAACGACAAATCGCCATATGATCCAGACTATATCAACGTCAGTCGTTCGGGTAATACGTTTACGGCCTCATACACACAGAACAGTTTGATGTACCAGACCTATTCTTCAGCCTCTGTTTCCACAGGTATTATGGCGCCATTCCCCTACATCAACGTAGGACGAGCACGTAGTGCTGACGACCATATTGCAACTGTACGTCTGATTGTGCCCCACACGCAGGGACATGCCATTGCCTCGAGCTATGTGTACCCCTATTATTACGAAATAACATTCCAAAAAACTAGTGATCTATGA